A genomic window from Melanotaenia boesemani isolate fMelBoe1 chromosome 15, fMelBoe1.pri, whole genome shotgun sequence includes:
- the LOC121653979 gene encoding odorant receptor 131-2-like, translated as MSVTNQTQTNTTVGIQRQGLAGLVLFSLLTTLPCCICLFINGIMLFTLRSKPVFRETSRYILLFNLLFADTVQLAQSQTMYLLSAAGVKLLNAVCGALTAFYTLPHGVSVLTLVTMSLERYVAVCYPLRHAAIITIKNTGVVICVVWALSSLNCLIQLRLVLNVHSENWQHMQKTDFCGKDSVYRDPVSQLYDKASTYFLFVLAGVTVTFSYVGIIVAAKSASTDKASAKRARKTLLLHLVQLGLSMSSTIHSSLLIVVFTNLDRASAVIIQILLYICLIIVPKCLSSLIYGLRDQTIRPVLMLHLCWHCRVLPVMSMTSTNTRVRTFTAKS; from the coding sequence atgtccGTCACAAATCAAACTCAGACCAACACCACCGTTGGGATCCAGAGACAGGGACTAGCGGGACTTGTGTTATTTTCCCTTCTGACCACCCTGCCTTGCTGCATCTGTCTCTTCATTAATGGGATCATGTTGTTCACTTTGAGGAGTAAACCAGTGTTTAGGGAGACATCTCGCTATATTCTTCTGTTTAACCTTCTCTTTGCAGACACAGTGCAGTTAGCGCAAAGTCAGACCATGTATCTACTATCTGCTGCAGGTGTAAAACTGCTGAATGCTGTGTGTGGAGCTCTAACAGCTTTCTACACCCTCCCACATGGAGTGTCTGTTCTCACACTGGTAACCATGAGTCTGGAGAGATATGTAGCTGTTTGCTATCCACTGAGGCATGCTGCCAtcatcacaataaaaaacacaggGGTTGTTATCTGTGTAGTCTGGGCCCTCAGTTCATTAAATTGTCTAATTCAACTAAGACTAGTCTTAAATGTTCACTCTGAAAACTGGCAGCACATGCAAAAGACAGACTTTTGTGGTAAAGACAGTGTGTATCGCGATCCAGTGTCTCAACTTTATGACAAAGCCTCCacctattttctttttgttttagcagGTGTAACTGTCACTTTCTCCTATGTTGGTATTATTGTAGCAGCTAAATCAGCCTCCACGGACAAAGCTTCAGCTAAGAGGGCTCGTAAGACTCTGCTGCTGCATCTGGTGCAGCTGGGCCTCAGTATGTCTTCAACTATACACAGTTCACTGCTCATTGTTGTCTTTACAAACCTAGACAGGGCTTCAGCTGTTATAATCCAGattcttctttatatttgtcTTATTATTGTTCCTAAATGCCTGAGTTCCCTGATCTATGGTCTCAGAGACCAGACCATCAGACCCGTCCTCATGCTTCATCTCTGCTGGCACTGCAGAGTTTTACCTGTGATGTCAATGACATCAACCAACACTAGAGTCAGAACATTTACAGCTAAGTCCTGA